DNA from Cynocephalus volans isolate mCynVol1 chromosome 2, mCynVol1.pri, whole genome shotgun sequence:
AGTCAGCTCCATCCAAATTCAGCACAAAGTAGAAGTGGTCAGACTCAAAAAGCTACCTCTTGCAAAGTTCCCTCTATCAACCAAGAAACAATACAGACTTACTGTGTAGAAGATACCCCAATATGCTTTTCAAGGTGTAGTTCATTGTCATCTCTGTCATCAGCTGAAGATGAAATAGGATGCGATCAGACAACACAGGAAGCAGACTCTGCTAATACTCTGCAAatagcagaaataaaagagaacagtGGAACTAGATCAACTGAAGACCCTGTGAGTGAAGTTCCAACAGTGTCACAGCACATTAGAACCAAATCCAGCAGGCTGCAGTCTTCTGGCTTATCTTCAGAATCAACCAGGCACAAAGCTGTTGAATTTTCTTCAGGGGCCAAATCTCCCTCCAAAAGTGGTGCTCAGACACCCAAAAGTCCACCAGAGCACTATGTTCAGGAGACTCCACTCATGTTTAGCAGATGTACTTCTGTCAGCTCACTTGATAGTTTTGAGAGTCGTTCGATTGCCAGCTCTGTTCAGAGTGAACCATGCAGTGGAATGGTAAGTGGTATTATAAGCCCCAGTGACCTTCCAGATAGCCCTGGACAAACCATGCCACCAAGCAGAAGTAAaactcctccacctcctcctcaaACAGTTCAGACCAAGCGAGAGGTACCTAAAAGTAAAGGACCTACTgctgaaaagagagagagtgtaCCTAAGCAAGCTGCTGTAAATGCTGCAGTTCAGAGGGTTCAAGTTCATCCAGATGCTGATACTTTATTACATTTCGCCACAGAAAGTACTCCAGATGGATTTTCTTGTTCATCTAGCCTGAGTGCTCTGAGCCTTGATGAGCCATTTATACAGAAAGATGTGGAATTAAGAATAATGCCTGCAGTTCAGGAAAATGACAATGGTAATGAAACAGAATCTGAGCAGCCTGAGGAATCAAATGAAAACCAggaaaaagaggcagaaaaaccTATTGATTCTGAAAAAGATCTTCTAGATGATTCAGATGATGATGATATTGAAATACTAGAAGAATGTATTATTTCTGCCATGCCAACAAAGTCATCACGTAAGGCCAAAAAGCCAGCTCAGACTGCTTCGAAATTACCTCCACCTGTGGCAAGGAAACCAAGTCAGCTGCCTGTGTACAAACTTCTGCCATCACAGAACAGGTTACAAGCACAAAAGCATGTTAGTTTTACACCAGGAGATGATATACCACGGGTTTATTGTGTGGAAGGGACACCTATAAACTTTTCCACGGCTACATCTCTAAGTGATCTAACAATAGAATCCCCTCCGAATGAGTTAGCTGCTGGAGAAGGGGTTAGAGCAGGGGCACAGTCAGGTGAATTTGAAAAGCGAGATACCATTCCTACAGAAGGCAGAAGTACAGATGAGGCTCCAAGAGGAAAAACCTCATCTGTAACTATACCTGAATTGGATGACAATAAAACAGAGGAAGGTGATATTCTTGCAGAATGCATTAATTCCGCTATGCCCAAAGGGAAAAGTCACAAGCCTTTCCGTGTGAAAAAAATAATGGACCAGGTCCAACAAGCATCTGTGTCTTCATCTGGAACTGACAAAAATCAATTAGATGGTAAGAAAAAGAAACCGACTTCACCAGTAAAACCTATGCCACAAAGTACTGAATATAGGACCCGTGTAAGAAAAAATACAgactcaaaaaataatttaaatgctgAAAGAACTTTCTCAGACAACAAAgattcaaagaaacagaatttgaaaaataattccaagGATTTCAGTGATAAGCTACCAAATAATGAAGATCGAGTCAGAGGAAGTTTTACTTTTGATTCACCTCATCATTACACGCCTATTGAAGGAACTCCGTACTGTTTTTCACGAAATGATTCTTTGAGTTCTCTAgattttgatgatgatgatgttgaccTTTCCAGGGAAAAGGCTGAAttaagaaaggggaaagaaaataaggaatcAGAAACTAAAGTTACCAGCCACACAGAACTAACCTCAAACCAACAATTGGCTAATAAGACTCAAGCTATTATAAAGCATCCAGTAAATCGAGGTCATTCTAAAGCTGTACTGCAGAAGCAATCCACTTTTCCCCAGTCATCCAAAGACACACCAGACAGAGGGGCAGCAACTGAtgaaaaattacagaattttGCTATTGAAAATACTCCTGTCTGCTTTTCTCGCAATTCCTCTCTGAGTTCTCTCAGTGACATTGAccaagaaaacaataacaacaaagaaaatgaacCTATCAAAGAGACCGAGCCCTCTGATTCACAGGGAGAACCAAGTAAACCTCAGGTGTCGGGATACGCTCCTAAATCATTTCATGTTGAAGATACCCCCGTTTGTTTCTCAAGAAACAGTTCTCTCAGTTCTCTCAGTATTGATTCTGAAGATGACCTGTTGCAGGAGTGTATAAGTTCTGCAAtgccaaagaagaaaaagccCTCACGACTCAAGGGCGATAATGAAAAGCATAGTCCCAGAAGTATGGGTGGCATATTAGCTGAAGATTTGACACTTGATTTGAAAGATATACAGAGACCAGATTCAGAACATGGTCTGTCCCCTGATTCGGAAAATTTTGATTGGAAAGCTATTCAGGAAGGTGCAAATTCCATAGTGAGTAGTTTACatcaagctgctgctgctgcatgtTTATCTAGACAAGCTTCATCTGATTCAGATTCCATCCTTTCCCTGAAATCAGGAATCTCTCTGGGATCACCATTTCATCTTACACCTGATCAAGAGGAAAAACCCTTTACAAGTAATAAAGGCCCACGAATTCTAAAACCTGGAGAGAAAAGTACATTGGAAACTAAAAAGATAGACTCTGAAAATAAAGGaatcaaaggaggaaaaaaagtttataaaagttTGATTACTGGAAAAGTTCGATCTAATTCAGAAGTTTCAAGCCAAATGAAACATCCCCTTCAAACAAACATGCCTTCAATATCTCGAGGTAGGACAATGATCCATATTCCAGGAGTTCGAAATAGCTCTTCAAGTACAAGTCCCGTTTCTAAAAAAGGCCCTCCCCTTAAGACCCCAGCCTCCAAAAGCCCTAGTGAAGGTCAGACAGCCACCACTTCTCCTAGAGGATCCAAGCCATCAGTGAAATCAGAACTAAGCCCTGTTACCAGGCAGACATCCCAAACAGGTGGGTCAAATAAAGGGCCTTCTAGATCAGGATCTAGAGATTCCACTCCTTCAAGACCTGTCCAGCAACCATTAAGTAGACCTATGCAGTCTCCAGGGCGAAACTCAATTTCTCCTGGTAGAAATGGAATAAGTCCACCTAACAAATTATCTCAACTGCCAAGGACATCATCCCCTAGTACTGCTTCAACTAAGTCCTCAGGTTCAGGAAAAATGTCATATACATCCCCAGGCAGACAGATAAGCCAACAGAACCTTACCAAACAAACAGGTTTATCCAAGAATGCAAGTAGTATCCCAAGAAGTGAGTCTGCCTCCAAAGGACTAAATCAGATGACTAATAGCAGTGGATCTAATAAAAAGGTAGAGCTTTCTAGAATGTCTTCAACTAAGTCAAGTGGAAGTGAATCTGATAGATCAGAGAGACCCGTATTGGTACGCCAGTCAACTTTCATTAAAGAAGCTCCAAGCCCAACCCTAAGGAGAAAATTGGAGGAATCTGCTTCATTTGAatctctttctccatcttctaGACCAGATTCTCCCACTAGGTCCCAGGCACAAACTCCAGTTTTAAGTCCTTCTCTTCCTGATATGTCTCTATCCACACATTCGTCTGTTCAAGCTGGTGGATGGCGAAAACTCCCACCTAATCTTAGTCCCACATTGGAGTATAATGATGGAAGGCCAGCAAAGCGTCATGATATAGCACGCTCCCATTCTGAAAGTCCTTCCAGACTTCCAATCAATAGATCAGGAACCTGGAAACGTGAGCACAGCAAACATTCATCATCCCTTCCTCGAGTAAGCACTTGGAGAAGAACTGGAAGTTCATCTTCAATTCTCTCTGCTTCATCAGAATCCAGTGAAAAAGCAAAAAGTGAGGATGAAAAACATGTGAACTCCATTTCAGGAACCAAACAAACTAAAGAAAACCAAGTGTCCACAAAAGgaacatggagaaaaataaaagaaagtgaaatttctCCCACGAATAGTATGTCTCAGACTACTTCCTCAGGTGCTACAAATGGTGCTGAATCAAAGACTCTAATTTATCAAATGGCACCTGCTGTTTCTAAAACAGAAGATGTTTGGGTGAGAATTGAGGACTGTCCCATTAATAACCCTAGATCTGGAAGATCTCCGACAGGTAATACTCCCCCCGTGATTGACAGTGTTTCAGAAAAGGGAAATCCAAATGTTAAAGATCCAAAAGATAATCAGGGAAAACAAAATGTAGCTAATGGCAGTGCTCCCATGCGCACCATGGGTTTGGAAAACCACCTGAACTCCTTTATTCACGTAGATGTCCCAGAACAAAAAGGAACTGAGACAAAACCGGGACAATGTAATCCCATCCCTGCATCAGAGACCAATGAAAGTTCTATAGCAGAGCGTACCCCATTCACTTCTAGCAGCTCAAGCAAACACAGTTCACCTAGTGGGACTGTTGCTGCCAGAGTGACTCCTTTTAATTACAACCCAAGCCCTAGGAAAAGCAGTGCAGATAGCACTTCAGCCCGGCCGTCTCAGATCCCAACACCAGTGAATAACAACACAAAGAAACGAGATTCAAAAACTGACAACACAGAATCCAGTGGAAGTCAAAGTCCTAAGCGCCATTCTGGGTCTTACCTTGTGACATCTGTTTAAAAGAGCTGAAACGAGGACACTAAGAAAATTATGTGTTAATTACAACTGCTATATAGAAATTTTGTTTCAAATGAACTTTAAAAGACTAAATTTGTAAATAGGTTTGATTCTTGTTAGAGGGTTTTTGTTCTGGAAGCCATATCTGATAGTGTACTTTGTCTTCACTGGTCATATTTTGGGAGGCACTCTTCATAGTTAGGAAGAAAGTGGTAAAGCCAAGTATATTTGTACAGtatgttttacatgtatttaaGTAGCATCCCATCCCATCATCCTTTAATTATTGCTCGTCTTAAAATAATGAACACTacagatagaaaatatatattgctATTATCAATCATTTCTAGATTATAAACTGACTAAACTTACATCAGGGAGAAATTGGTATTTATGCAAAAAACATGTTTTAGTTCTTGTGAGTCCATCTAATGTCATAATTAATCATGTGGCTGTGAAATTCACAGTAATATGGTTGCCGATGAACAAGTTTACCCAGCCTGCTTTGCTTTACTGCATGAATGAAACTGATGGTTCAATTTCAGAAGTAATGATTAACAGTTCTGTGGTCACATGCTGTGCATAGAGATAGCTACAGTGTAACAATTTACACTATTTTGTGCTCAAGACAAAAAAAATGTGTAACTGTAAAACATTGAATGAAACTATTTTACCTGAACTAGATTTTATCTGAGAGTAGGTAGAATTTTTGCTATGCTGTAACTTGTTGTATATTCTGGTATTTGAGGTGAGATGGCTGCTCTTTTATTAATGAGACATGAATCGTGTCTCGACAGAAACTAAATGAACATTTCAGAATAAATTATTGCTGTCTGTAAACTTATTGAAATTGGTATTTGTTTGAAGGGTCTTATTTCACATTTGTATTAACAATTGCCAAAAGGGCctcttttaaaaacttatgtaAAAATTTTCCTTCAGCTTCTATGCATTGAGTAAAATTCCTCttactataataaaaacaattgaaGAAAACTTTTGGCACTTAACCATTCCATGCATTGGAACTTAACCAttcctgaaatttattttttttatgtgattAACACTTCctgatgttaatattttttcacttatgTCTTCTTACTCCGGTGGAATTCGGTTCAAACAAATTCATAGTAGCAGTGTAAACTGCCTAGCACAGAACTA
Protein-coding regions in this window:
- the APC gene encoding adenomatous polyposis coli protein isoform X4 — translated: MASSGQIDLLERLKELNLDSNFPGVKLRSKMSLRSYGSREGSVSSRSGECSPVPMGSFPRRGFANGSRESSGYLEELEKERSLLLADLDKEEKEKDWYYAQLQNLTKRIDSLPLTENFSLQTDMTRRQLEYEARQIRVAMEEQLGTCQDMEKRAQRRIARIQQIEKDILRIRQLLQSQATEAEQRSSQSKHEAGSHEAERQNEGQGVAEINMATSGSGQGSSTRMDHETASVLSSSSTHSAPRRLTSHLGTKVEMVYSLLSMLGTHDKDDMSRTLLAMSSSQDSCISMRQSGCLPLLIQLLHGNDKDSVLLGNSRGSKEARARASAALHNIIHSQPDDKRGRREIRVLHLLEQIRAYCETCWEWQEAHEQGMDQDKNPMPAPVEHQICPAVCVLMKLSFDEEHRHAMNELGRKATRGISSQELGQGLSGGLQAIAELLQVDCEMYGLTNDHYSITLRRYAGMALTNLTFGDVANKATLCSMKGCMRALVAQLKSESEDLQQVIASVLRNLSWRADVNSKKTLREVGSVKALMECALEVKKESTLKSVLSALWNLSAHCTENKADICAVDGALAFLVGTLTYRSQTNTLAIIESGGGILRNVSSLIATNEDHRQILRENNCLQTLLQHLKSHSLTIVSNACGTLWNLSARNPKDQEALWDMGAVSMLKNLIHSKHKMIAMGSAAALRNLMANRPAKYKDANIMSPGSSLPSLHVRKQKALEAELDAQHLSETFDNIDNLSPKASHRSKQRHKQNLYGDYVFDTNRHDDNRSDNFNTGNMTVLSPYLNTTVLPSSSSSRGSLDSSRSEKDRSLERERGIGLGNYHSATENPGTSSKRVLQISGTAAQIAKVMEEVSAIHTSQEDRSSGSTTELHCVTDDRNALRRSSASHTHSNTYNFTKSENSNRTCSMPYAKLEYKRSSNDSLNSVSSSDGYGKRGQMKPSIESYSEDDESKFCSYGQYPADLAHKIHSANHMDDNDGELDTPINYSLKYSDEQLNSGRQSPSQNERWARPKHIIEDEIKQNEQRQSRSQNTTYPIYTENTDDKHHKFQPHFGQQECVSPYRSRGASGSETNRVVSNHGINQNVNQSLCQEDDYEDDKPTNYSERYSEEEQHEEEERPTNYSIKYNEEKHHVDQPIDYSLKYATDISSSQKPSFSFSKSSSGQSTKTEHISSSSENTSTPSSNAKRQSQLHPNSAQSRSGQTQKATSCKVPSINQETIQTYCVEDTPICFSRCSSLSSLSSAEDEIGCDQTTQEADSANTLQIAEIKENSGTRSTEDPVSEVPTVSQHIRTKSSRLQSSGLSSESTRHKAVEFSSGAKSPSKSGAQTPKSPPEHYVQETPLMFSRCTSVSSLDSFESRSIASSVQSEPCSGMVSGIISPSDLPDSPGQTMPPSRSKTPPPPPQTVQTKREVPKSKGPTAEKRESVPKQAAVNAAVQRVQVHPDADTLLHFATESTPDGFSCSSSLSALSLDEPFIQKDVELRIMPAVQENDNGNETESEQPEESNENQEKEAEKPIDSEKDLLDDSDDDDIEILEECIISAMPTKSSRKAKKPAQTASKLPPPVARKPSQLPVYKLLPSQNRLQAQKHVSFTPGDDIPRVYCVEGTPINFSTATSLSDLTIESPPNELAAGEGVRAGAQSGEFEKRDTIPTEGRSTDEAPRGKTSSVTIPELDDNKTEEGDILAECINSAMPKGKSHKPFRVKKIMDQVQQASVSSSGTDKNQLDGKKKKPTSPVKPMPQSTEYRTRVRKNTDSKNNLNAERTFSDNKDSKKQNLKNNSKDFSDKLPNNEDRVRGSFTFDSPHHYTPIEGTPYCFSRNDSLSSLDFDDDDVDLSREKAELRKGKENKESETKVTSHTELTSNQQLANKTQAIIKHPVNRGHSKAVLQKQSTFPQSSKDTPDRGAATDEKLQNFAIENTPVCFSRNSSLSSLSDIDQENNNNKENEPIKETEPSDSQGEPSKPQVSGYAPKSFHVEDTPVCFSRNSSLSSLSIDSEDDLLQECISSAMPKKKKPSRLKGDNEKHSPRSMGGILAEDLTLDLKDIQRPDSEHGLSPDSENFDWKAIQEGANSIVSSLHQAAAAACLSRQASSDSDSILSLKSGISLGSPFHLTPDQEEKPFTSNKGPRILKPGEKSTLETKKIDSENKGIKGGKKVYKSLITGKVRSNSEVSSQMKHPLQTNMPSISRGRTMIHIPGVRNSSSSTSPVSKKGPPLKTPASKSPSEGQTATTSPRGSKPSVKSELSPVTRQTSQTGGSNKGPSRSGSRDSTPSRPVQQPLSRPMQSPGRNSISPGRNGISPPNKLSQLPRTSSPSTASTKSSGSGKMSYTSPGRQISQQNLTKQTGLSKNASSIPRSESASKGLNQMTNSSGSNKKVELSRMSSTKSSGSESDRSERPVLVRQSTFIKEAPSPTLRRKLEESASFESLSPSSRPDSPTRSQAQTPVLSPSLPDMSLSTHSSVQAGGWRKLPPNLSPTLEYNDGRPAKRHDIARSHSESPSRLPINRSGTWKREHSKHSSSLPRVSTWRRTGSSSSILSASSESSEKAKSEDEKHVNSISGTKQTKENQVSTKGTWRKIKESEISPTNSMSQTTSSGATNGAESKTLIYQMAPAVSKTEDVWVRIEDCPINNPRSGRSPTGNTPPVIDSVSEKGNPNVKDPKDNQGKQNVANGSAPMRTMGLENHLNSFIHVDVPEQKGTETKPGQCNPIPASETNESSIAERTPFTSSSSSKHSSPSGTVAARVTPFNYNPSPRKSSADSTSARPSQIPTPVNNNTKKRDSKTDNTESSGSQSPKRHSGSYLVTSV
- the APC gene encoding adenomatous polyposis coli protein isoform X6 — translated: MAAASYDQLLKQVEALKMENSNLRQELEDNSNHLTKLETEASNMKEVLKQLQGSIEDEAMASSGQIDLLERLKELNLDSNFPGVKLRSKMSLRSYGSREGSVSSRSGECSPVPMGSFPRRGFANGSRESSGYLEELEKERSLLLADLDKEEKEKDWYYAQLQNLTKRIDSLPLTENFSLQTDMTRRQLEYEARQIRVAMEEQLGTCQDMEKRAQRRIARIQQIEKDILRIRQLLQSQATEAERSSQSKHEAGSHEAERQNEGQGVAEINMATSGSGQGSSTRMDHETASVLSSSSTHSAPRRLTSHLGTKIRAYCETCWEWQEAHEQGMDQDKNPMPAPVEHQICPAVCVLMKLSFDEEHRHAMNELGGLQAIAELLQVDCEMYGLTNDHYSITLRRYAGMALTNLTFGDVANKATLCSMKGCMRALVAQLKSESEDLQQVIASVLRNLSWRADVNSKKTLREVGSVKALMECALEVKKESTLKSVLSALWNLSAHCTENKADICAVDGALAFLVGTLTYRSQTNTLAIIESGGGILRNVSSLIATNEDHRQILRENNCLQTLLQHLKSHSLTIVSNACGTLWNLSARNPKDQEALWDMGAVSMLKNLIHSKHKMIAMGSAAALRNLMANRPAKYKDANIMSPGSSLPSLHVRKQKALEAELDAQHLSETFDNIDNLSPKASHRSKQRHKQNLYGDYVFDTNRHDDNRSDNFNTGNMTVLSPYLNTTVLPSSSSSRGSLDSSRSEKDRSLERERGIGLGNYHSATENPGTSSKRVLQISGTAAQIAKVMEEVSAIHTSQEDRSSGSTTELHCVTDDRNALRRSSASHTHSNTYNFTKSENSNRTCSMPYAKLEYKRSSNDSLNSVSSSDGYGKRGQMKPSIESYSEDDESKFCSYGQYPADLAHKIHSANHMDDNDGELDTPINYSLKYSDEQLNSGRQSPSQNERWARPKHIIEDEIKQNEQRQSRSQNTTYPIYTENTDDKHHKFQPHFGQQECVSPYRSRGASGSETNRVVSNHGINQNVNQSLCQEDDYEDDKPTNYSERYSEEEQHEEEERPTNYSIKYNEEKHHVDQPIDYSLKYATDISSSQKPSFSFSKSSSGQSTKTEHISSSSENTSTPSSNAKRQSQLHPNSAQSRSGQTQKATSCKVPSINQETIQTYCVEDTPICFSRCSSLSSLSSAEDEIGCDQTTQEADSANTLQIAEIKENSGTRSTEDPVSEVPTVSQHIRTKSSRLQSSGLSSESTRHKAVEFSSGAKSPSKSGAQTPKSPPEHYVQETPLMFSRCTSVSSLDSFESRSIASSVQSEPCSGMVSGIISPSDLPDSPGQTMPPSRSKTPPPPPQTVQTKREVPKSKGPTAEKRESVPKQAAVNAAVQRVQVHPDADTLLHFATESTPDGFSCSSSLSALSLDEPFIQKDVELRIMPAVQENDNGNETESEQPEESNENQEKEAEKPIDSEKDLLDDSDDDDIEILEECIISAMPTKSSRKAKKPAQTASKLPPPVARKPSQLPVYKLLPSQNRLQAQKHVSFTPGDDIPRVYCVEGTPINFSTATSLSDLTIESPPNELAAGEGVRAGAQSGEFEKRDTIPTEGRSTDEAPRGKTSSVTIPELDDNKTEEGDILAECINSAMPKGKSHKPFRVKKIMDQVQQASVSSSGTDKNQLDGKKKKPTSPVKPMPQSTEYRTRVRKNTDSKNNLNAERTFSDNKDSKKQNLKNNSKDFSDKLPNNEDRVRGSFTFDSPHHYTPIEGTPYCFSRNDSLSSLDFDDDDVDLSREKAELRKGKENKESETKVTSHTELTSNQQLANKTQAIIKHPVNRGHSKAVLQKQSTFPQSSKDTPDRGAATDEKLQNFAIENTPVCFSRNSSLSSLSDIDQENNNNKENEPIKETEPSDSQGEPSKPQVSGYAPKSFHVEDTPVCFSRNSSLSSLSIDSEDDLLQECISSAMPKKKKPSRLKGDNEKHSPRSMGGILAEDLTLDLKDIQRPDSEHGLSPDSENFDWKAIQEGANSIVSSLHQAAAAACLSRQASSDSDSILSLKSGISLGSPFHLTPDQEEKPFTSNKGPRILKPGEKSTLETKKIDSENKGIKGGKKVYKSLITGKVRSNSEVSSQMKHPLQTNMPSISRGRTMIHIPGVRNSSSSTSPVSKKGPPLKTPASKSPSEGQTATTSPRGSKPSVKSELSPVTRQTSQTGGSNKGPSRSGSRDSTPSRPVQQPLSRPMQSPGRNSISPGRNGISPPNKLSQLPRTSSPSTASTKSSGSGKMSYTSPGRQISQQNLTKQTGLSKNASSIPRSESASKGLNQMTNSSGSNKKVELSRMSSTKSSGSESDRSERPVLVRQSTFIKEAPSPTLRRKLEESASFESLSPSSRPDSPTRSQAQTPVLSPSLPDMSLSTHSSVQAGGWRKLPPNLSPTLEYNDGRPAKRHDIARSHSESPSRLPINRSGTWKREHSKHSSSLPRVSTWRRTGSSSSILSASSESSEKAKSEDEKHVNSISGTKQTKENQVSTKGTWRKIKESEISPTNSMSQTTSSGATNGAESKTLIYQMAPAVSKTEDVWVRIEDCPINNPRSGRSPTGNTPPVIDSVSEKGNPNVKDPKDNQGKQNVANGSAPMRTMGLENHLNSFIHVDVPEQKGTETKPGQCNPIPASETNESSIAERTPFTSSSSSKHSSPSGTVAARVTPFNYNPSPRKSSADSTSARPSQIPTPVNNNTKKRDSKTDNTESSGSQSPKRHSGSYLVTSV
- the APC gene encoding adenomatous polyposis coli protein isoform X5, whose amino-acid sequence is MAAASYDQLLKQVEALKMENSNLRQELEDNSNHLTKLETEASNMKEVLKQLQGSIEDEAMASSGQIDLLERLKELNLDSNFPGVKLRSKMSLRSYGSREGSVSSRSGECSPVPMGSFPRRGFANGSRESSGYLEELEKERSLLLADLDKEEKEKDWYYAQLQNLTKRIDSLPLTENFSLQTDMTRRQLEYEARQIRVAMEEQLGTCQDMEKRAQRRIARIQQIEKDILRIRQLLQSQATEAERSSQSKHEAGSHEAERQNEGQGVAEINMATSGSGQGSSTRMDHETASVLSSSSTHSAPRRLTSHLGTKIRAYCETCWEWQEAHEQGMDQDKNPMPAPVEHQICPAVCVLMKLSFDEEHRHAMNELGRKATRGISSQELGQGLSGGLQAIAELLQVDCEMYGLTNDHYSITLRRYAGMALTNLTFGDVANKATLCSMKGCMRALVAQLKSESEDLQQVIASVLRNLSWRADVNSKKTLREVGSVKALMECALEVKKESTLKSVLSALWNLSAHCTENKADICAVDGALAFLVGTLTYRSQTNTLAIIESGGGILRNVSSLIATNEDHRQILRENNCLQTLLQHLKSHSLTIVSNACGTLWNLSARNPKDQEALWDMGAVSMLKNLIHSKHKMIAMGSAAALRNLMANRPAKYKDANIMSPGSSLPSLHVRKQKALEAELDAQHLSETFDNIDNLSPKASHRSKQRHKQNLYGDYVFDTNRHDDNRSDNFNTGNMTVLSPYLNTTVLPSSSSSRGSLDSSRSEKDRSLERERGIGLGNYHSATENPGTSSKRVLQISGTAAQIAKVMEEVSAIHTSQEDRSSGSTTELHCVTDDRNALRRSSASHTHSNTYNFTKSENSNRTCSMPYAKLEYKRSSNDSLNSVSSSDGYGKRGQMKPSIESYSEDDESKFCSYGQYPADLAHKIHSANHMDDNDGELDTPINYSLKYSDEQLNSGRQSPSQNERWARPKHIIEDEIKQNEQRQSRSQNTTYPIYTENTDDKHHKFQPHFGQQECVSPYRSRGASGSETNRVVSNHGINQNVNQSLCQEDDYEDDKPTNYSERYSEEEQHEEEERPTNYSIKYNEEKHHVDQPIDYSLKYATDISSSQKPSFSFSKSSSGQSTKTEHISSSSENTSTPSSNAKRQSQLHPNSAQSRSGQTQKATSCKVPSINQETIQTYCVEDTPICFSRCSSLSSLSSAEDEIGCDQTTQEADSANTLQIAEIKENSGTRSTEDPVSEVPTVSQHIRTKSSRLQSSGLSSESTRHKAVEFSSGAKSPSKSGAQTPKSPPEHYVQETPLMFSRCTSVSSLDSFESRSIASSVQSEPCSGMVSGIISPSDLPDSPGQTMPPSRSKTPPPPPQTVQTKREVPKSKGPTAEKRESVPKQAAVNAAVQRVQVHPDADTLLHFATESTPDGFSCSSSLSALSLDEPFIQKDVELRIMPAVQENDNGNETESEQPEESNENQEKEAEKPIDSEKDLLDDSDDDDIEILEECIISAMPTKSSRKAKKPAQTASKLPPPVARKPSQLPVYKLLPSQNRLQAQKHVSFTPGDDIPRVYCVEGTPINFSTATSLSDLTIESPPNELAAGEGVRAGAQSGEFEKRDTIPTEGRSTDEAPRGKTSSVTIPELDDNKTEEGDILAECINSAMPKGKSHKPFRVKKIMDQVQQASVSSSGTDKNQLDGKKKKPTSPVKPMPQSTEYRTRVRKNTDSKNNLNAERTFSDNKDSKKQNLKNNSKDFSDKLPNNEDRVRGSFTFDSPHHYTPIEGTPYCFSRNDSLSSLDFDDDDVDLSREKAELRKGKENKESETKVTSHTELTSNQQLANKTQAIIKHPVNRGHSKAVLQKQSTFPQSSKDTPDRGAATDEKLQNFAIENTPVCFSRNSSLSSLSDIDQENNNNKENEPIKETEPSDSQGEPSKPQVSGYAPKSFHVEDTPVCFSRNSSLSSLSIDSEDDLLQECISSAMPKKKKPSRLKGDNEKHSPRSMGGILAEDLTLDLKDIQRPDSEHGLSPDSENFDWKAIQEGANSIVSSLHQAAAAACLSRQASSDSDSILSLKSGISLGSPFHLTPDQEEKPFTSNKGPRILKPGEKSTLETKKIDSENKGIKGGKKVYKSLITGKVRSNSEVSSQMKHPLQTNMPSISRGRTMIHIPGVRNSSSSTSPVSKKGPPLKTPASKSPSEGQTATTSPRGSKPSVKSELSPVTRQTSQTGGSNKGPSRSGSRDSTPSRPVQQPLSRPMQSPGRNSISPGRNGISPPNKLSQLPRTSSPSTASTKSSGSGKMSYTSPGRQISQQNLTKQTGLSKNASSIPRSESASKGLNQMTNSSGSNKKVELSRMSSTKSSGSESDRSERPVLVRQSTFIKEAPSPTLRRKLEESASFESLSPSSRPDSPTRSQAQTPVLSPSLPDMSLSTHSSVQAGGWRKLPPNLSPTLEYNDGRPAKRHDIARSHSESPSRLPINRSGTWKREHSKHSSSLPRVSTWRRTGSSSSILSASSESSEKAKSEDEKHVNSISGTKQTKENQVSTKGTWRKIKESEISPTNSMSQTTSSGATNGAESKTLIYQMAPAVSKTEDVWVRIEDCPINNPRSGRSPTGNTPPVIDSVSEKGNPNVKDPKDNQGKQNVANGSAPMRTMGLENHLNSFIHVDVPEQKGTETKPGQCNPIPASETNESSIAERTPFTSSSSSKHSSPSGTVAARVTPFNYNPSPRKSSADSTSARPSQIPTPVNNNTKKRDSKTDNTESSGSQSPKRHSGSYLVTSV